A portion of the Celeribacter baekdonensis genome contains these proteins:
- a CDS encoding DUF1028 domain-containing protein: MTFSILTYDVKTGVYAGAAATGSLCVGGWVLRGDIESGLCASQGTAPSSFWRDDAMRRLYAGDHAADVVASLTGADSGRDHRQLSVLDRFGGTAGFTGAQSVAYAGVIAAQNIVVAGNMIQSRVVLDALIEGFQTSLGPPQIRLIHALRAAESAGSDVRGLQSAALLVLSPDAPPLDLRIDYSETPLNALANLADHVAQPPYCNWLGEVPVLNNRTHAPHQPADRPDTST; the protein is encoded by the coding sequence ATGACATTTTCCATTCTTACATATGACGTAAAAACAGGCGTTTACGCCGGGGCGGCCGCGACGGGCAGTTTGTGTGTTGGCGGCTGGGTTTTGCGGGGTGACATCGAATCGGGCCTGTGCGCATCACAAGGCACCGCCCCCAGCAGCTTTTGGCGCGACGACGCGATGCGCCGCCTTTATGCCGGAGACCATGCCGCCGATGTGGTTGCCTCCCTCACCGGTGCCGACAGCGGACGCGACCATCGGCAATTGAGCGTGCTTGATCGCTTTGGTGGCACCGCCGGGTTCACCGGCGCGCAAAGCGTGGCCTATGCCGGGGTGATTGCCGCGCAAAACATTGTTGTGGCGGGCAATATGATCCAATCACGCGTCGTGCTTGACGCCCTGATCGAGGGGTTTCAAACCAGCTTAGGCCCGCCGCAAATCCGGTTGATCCACGCTTTGCGCGCCGCTGAATCTGCGGGCAGCGATGTGCGCGGACTGCAATCGGCGGCGCTGTTGGTTCTCTCGCCCGATGCCCCGCCGCTGGACTTGCGCATTGATTATAGTGAGACCCCTCTGAACGCCCTCGCCAACTTAGCCGACCATGTCGCCCAGCCTCCTTATTGCAATTGGTTGGGCGAGGTTCCGGTGCTCAACAATCGCACCCATGCCCCCCATCAGCCCGCAGACCGGCCCGACACATCAACATAG
- a CDS encoding ABC transporter substrate-binding protein codes for MTFLTLTRRALLSVTAATALALSMGAVQAQTPEDVLIVGQIAEPQALDPAAVTAVNDFRILMNIYDGLVRYKDGTLEVEPALARDWTISEDGTVYTFTLRDGVTFHDGSAFDAEAVKFNFERMLDEAHPYHDTGPFPLAFFFSSVKSVDVLDPMTVQFTLDAPYAPFLSNLAYPTGLIVSPTAVKEFGADFGRHPSGTGPFTFDTWRSNEAVVVQANPDYWDGAPELQTVVFRPITDANTRTAEMLAGGIDLMVEVPPVALSEFQGEAFNVYEQAGPHLWFLILNAKEGPFADKRLRQAANYAINKEAIVNDVLEGTAEVAAGPTPPAFAWAYNDALDPYPYDPERARALISEAGAEGAELTFYVTEGGSGMLDPVAMGTAMQADLEAVGFDVKIETYEWNTFLGNVNPGLEGKADMAEMAWMTNDPDTLPFLALRTEAWPDKGGFNSGYYSNPKVDDLLDAARVETDQAERARLYKEMQTLVHEDAPWVFVANWKQNAVTSDRVEGFSLQPSFFLLLGDVTKN; via the coding sequence ATGACCTTCCTAACTTTGACCCGCCGCGCGTTGCTTTCGGTGACGGCCGCGACGGCACTCGCTTTGTCGATGGGCGCGGTACAGGCGCAAACCCCGGAAGATGTGTTGATCGTTGGCCAGATTGCAGAGCCGCAAGCGCTTGATCCTGCGGCTGTCACGGCGGTGAATGATTTCCGCATTCTGATGAACATCTACGACGGTCTGGTGCGCTACAAGGACGGCACGTTAGAGGTCGAACCCGCGCTGGCGCGAGACTGGACGATTTCAGAGGATGGCACGGTTTACACGTTCACCTTGCGCGATGGGGTCACATTTCATGACGGCAGCGCTTTTGACGCCGAGGCGGTGAAATTCAATTTTGAGCGGATGCTGGATGAGGCGCACCCCTATCACGACACCGGACCTTTCCCGTTGGCGTTTTTCTTTTCCTCGGTCAAAAGCGTCGATGTGTTGGACCCGATGACCGTGCAATTCACCTTGGACGCGCCTTACGCGCCGTTTTTGTCCAATCTGGCCTACCCAACGGGGTTGATCGTGTCGCCCACCGCCGTGAAAGAATTCGGGGCGGATTTTGGGCGTCATCCTTCGGGCACGGGCCCGTTTACCTTTGACACATGGCGCAGCAACGAGGCCGTGGTGGTTCAGGCCAACCCGGACTATTGGGACGGCGCGCCAGAGCTGCAAACAGTTGTGTTCCGCCCGATCACCGATGCCAACACCCGCACCGCCGAAATGCTCGCCGGAGGGATCGACTTGATGGTCGAAGTGCCGCCCGTGGCCCTGAGCGAATTTCAAGGCGAGGCTTTCAACGTCTATGAACAGGCCGGGCCGCACCTTTGGTTTTTGATCCTGAACGCGAAAGAAGGCCCCTTTGCCGACAAGCGGCTGCGTCAAGCGGCGAACTATGCGATCAACAAAGAGGCGATCGTCAATGATGTGCTCGAAGGCACGGCTGAGGTGGCCGCTGGCCCGACCCCGCCCGCCTTTGCCTGGGCCTATAATGATGCGCTTGACCCCTATCCCTATGATCCCGAGCGCGCGCGGGCGCTGATTTCCGAGGCCGGAGCCGAAGGGGCGGAGCTGACGTTTTATGTCACCGAAGGCGGATCGGGGATGTTGGACCCGGTGGCCATGGGCACCGCGATGCAAGCCGATTTGGAAGCCGTGGGGTTTGACGTCAAGATTGAGACCTATGAGTGGAACACGTTCTTGGGCAATGTGAACCCCGGTCTTGAGGGCAAAGCGGATATGGCGGAAATGGCGTGGATGACCAATGACCCGGACACGTTGCCGTTCTTGGCGTTGCGCACCGAGGCATGGCCCGACAAAGGCGGGTTCAACTCCGGCTATTATTCCAACCCGAAGGTGGATGACTTGTTGGATGCCGCTCGCGTTGAAACCGATCAAGCGGAGCGCGCACGCCTCTACAAAGAGATGCAAACCCTCGTGCATGAGGACGCGCCTTGGGTGTTTGTCGCCAACTGGAAACAGAATGCGGTGACGTCGGATCGGGTCGAAGGGTTCTCGCTTCAGCCATCGTTCTTCTTGCTTTTGGGCGATGTGACCAAAAACTGA
- a CDS encoding peptide ABC transporter substrate-binding protein, whose translation MTQTIPHPLKPLLMRSAAVVLVVSMATAAMAETTLNRGNLDDPESLDPHRTSTLAEANLMRDLFSGLVSLDAGAHLIAGAAESWAVSEDGLTYTFTLRANGTWSDGSPVTAEDFVYSWRRVVTPETAAEYAYMLAPVKNASAITAGELAPETLGIKALDAHTLEISLNAPTPYFLQMLTHQSTYPVQKANIDAFGNAFTKPGNLVSNGAYVLADFVPNDHITLTKNDAFFAADTVSIETVNYFPTADAAAAVKRFEAGELDINRDFPTEQTEDLSAKLGDQLRVGPILGTYYYGFKMDKAPWNNPKLRQAISMLIDREFLAEKVWQDTMLPAYSFVPPGIDGYDGVALDYADMSPLDREDAAVAILTDLGYGPQNPLAMELRYNTSDNNTNTAVAIQEMLAPFGIQVSLVNADTKSHYGHLEAKGDFDIARAAWFADYSDPENFLSLCSSGTGNNYTQYSSAAFDDLMAQAANEADPVQRMADLAKAEAVGVAQDLCVMPLMFYSYHNLVSDRISGWQDNVMDVHPSRFLSVE comes from the coding sequence ATGACACAGACGATACCCCACCCTCTCAAACCTCTCCTGATGCGCAGCGCCGCTGTCGTGCTTGTTGTGTCGATGGCCACCGCCGCCATGGCCGAAACCACGCTCAACCGGGGCAATTTGGATGACCCTGAATCGCTTGATCCGCATCGCACCTCGACATTGGCCGAGGCCAACCTGATGCGTGATCTGTTCAGCGGTTTGGTGTCACTTGACGCTGGCGCGCATCTGATTGCGGGCGCGGCCGAAAGCTGGGCCGTCTCTGAGGATGGACTGACCTACACCTTTACCCTGCGTGCCAATGGCACATGGTCGGACGGCAGCCCGGTGACGGCAGAGGATTTCGTCTATTCGTGGCGCCGGGTGGTGACGCCTGAAACGGCGGCTGAATATGCCTATATGCTTGCCCCGGTGAAAAACGCCTCTGCGATCACGGCGGGCGAACTGGCCCCCGAGACATTGGGGATCAAGGCTCTTGATGCTCATACGCTTGAGATTTCGCTCAACGCGCCGACACCGTATTTCTTGCAAATGCTGACGCATCAATCGACCTATCCGGTGCAAAAGGCCAATATTGACGCTTTTGGCAATGCGTTCACCAAGCCCGGCAATCTGGTGTCAAACGGGGCTTATGTTTTGGCGGATTTCGTCCCCAATGATCACATCACCCTGACCAAAAACGACGCGTTCTTTGCCGCCGACACGGTGTCGATTGAGACGGTGAACTATTTCCCCACCGCCGATGCCGCCGCCGCAGTCAAACGGTTTGAGGCGGGCGAGTTGGACATCAATCGCGATTTTCCGACAGAGCAAACCGAAGATTTGAGCGCCAAACTGGGCGATCAATTGCGGGTCGGACCGATCCTTGGCACCTATTACTACGGGTTCAAAATGGACAAAGCCCCATGGAACAACCCAAAGCTGCGCCAGGCGATTTCGATGTTGATTGACCGCGAATTCCTGGCCGAAAAAGTGTGGCAGGACACGATGTTGCCAGCCTATTCGTTCGTACCACCGGGCATTGATGGCTATGATGGCGTGGCTTTGGATTATGCCGATATGTCGCCTTTGGACCGCGAAGATGCCGCTGTGGCCATCCTGACCGATCTTGGCTACGGGCCGCAAAACCCGCTGGCGATGGAGCTGCGTTACAACACCTCCGACAACAACACCAACACCGCCGTGGCGATTCAAGAAATGCTTGCGCCCTTTGGCATTCAGGTCAGCCTGGTCAATGCCGACACCAAATCGCATTATGGTCATCTTGAGGCCAAGGGCGATTTCGACATCGCCCGCGCCGCGTGGTTTGCCGATTATTCCGACCCGGAGAACTTCTTGTCGCTGTGTTCCTCTGGGACGGGCAACAATTACACGCAATATTCCAGCGCTGCGTTTGATGATCTGATGGCACAAGCCGCAAATGAGGCCGACCCAGTCCAGCGCATGGCCGATCTCGCAAAGGCTGAAGCCGTCGGTGTCGCACAGGATTTGTGTGTCATGCCTTTGATGTTCTACAGCTATCACAACCTCGTCTCGGACCGGATTTCCGGCTGGCAAGACAATGTGATGGACGTCCATCCGAGCCGCTTCCTGAGCGTCGAGTAA
- a CDS encoding ABC transporter permease has translation MTGYILKRLISAIPVLLGISIIVFLIMAMIPGDPATAILGSYATPDNVAKLNRDLGLDQGLVPRYFIWLSNMLHGDFGRSFALNRPVLDEVTDRFGATLVLAGTSFVMCSILGIVAGVISAARQYGLADKAITFVVLLGISIPSFFLGMMMILIFAVRLKWVPVSGMWPIYGDRTLWVLLNHLAMPAFALAVVATGVIARLSRSAMLEVLRQDFIRTARAKGVRERGVIWRHALRAAMVSIIPVLGIQAGFVLSGAVYIEMVFQWPGVGRMLVDAILKRDILLVQGGVVFIAACYVLFNILVDVAQAMLDPRIKT, from the coding sequence ATGACTGGATATATCCTCAAGCGGTTGATCTCGGCCATCCCGGTGTTGCTTGGCATCAGCATCATCGTTTTTTTGATCATGGCGATGATCCCGGGCGATCCGGCGACGGCGATCCTTGGATCCTATGCCACGCCGGACAATGTTGCAAAATTGAACCGTGATCTGGGCCTCGATCAAGGTCTGGTGCCGCGCTATTTCATCTGGCTGAGCAATATGTTGCACGGCGATTTTGGCCGCAGCTTTGCCCTCAATCGCCCGGTGTTGGATGAGGTGACGGATCGGTTCGGGGCCACACTTGTGTTGGCGGGAACGTCTTTTGTGATGTGTTCGATCCTTGGCATCGTTGCCGGGGTGATTTCGGCGGCGCGCCAATATGGTTTGGCCGATAAGGCGATCACTTTTGTCGTTCTTTTGGGCATCTCCATCCCGTCATTTTTCCTCGGCATGATGATGATTTTGATCTTTGCCGTGCGGCTGAAATGGGTCCCGGTGTCGGGCATGTGGCCGATCTACGGCGACCGCACTCTCTGGGTGTTGCTCAATCATTTGGCCATGCCTGCCTTTGCTCTGGCAGTGGTGGCGACCGGGGTGATTGCGCGTCTGTCACGCTCGGCGATGTTGGAAGTCCTGCGCCAAGATTTCATCCGCACGGCCCGCGCCAAAGGCGTGCGCGAGCGTGGCGTGATTTGGCGGCATGCCCTACGCGCGGCGATGGTGTCGATCATTCCGGTGCTGGGCATTCAGGCCGGGTTCGTGCTGTCCGGCGCGGTCTATATCGAGATGGTATTTCAATGGCCCGGCGTTGGCCGGATGTTGGTGGATGCGATCCTCAAACGCGATATTTTACTGGTGCAGGGCGGGGTGGTGTTCATTGCCGCCTGTTATGTGCTGTTCAATATCCTTGTCGATGTGGCGCAGGCGATGCTTGATCCGAGGATCAAGACATGA
- a CDS encoding ABC transporter ATP-binding protein, with translation MTAVPDAPLLQVRDLNVHFATPEGETRAVKNVSFELRAGETIAIVGESGSGKSQSMMAAMGLLPDNARTEGDILFKGRNLLGLPRRALRELRGAELAMIFQEPMTSLDPLYRIGDQLIEPIRRHSRLSVKAAQARAREMLDLVHLPNPERILHAYSYELSGGQRQRVMIAMALANDPALLIADEPTTALDVTIQAEILTLMANLKDRLGMGMVFISHDLNVVRHIADRVYVMRQGEVVEQGPVAQIFDAPQHPYTRALIDADPKGQKIPAAPEAPVVLRARDVSVTLGTGAHEVKAVQGLNLDLHEGETVGIVGESGSGKSTFARALLRLNQSSGDIRFDGVPIVGLTRRQMRPHRAQMQVVFQDPFGALSPRMTAGQIVTEGLLVHRPDLRRAERDRLAGEALAEVQLDPDLRNRYIHEFSGGQRQRIAIARALILKPRLLVLDEPTSALDRLVQAQVVDLLRGLQTRHNLTYLFISHDLAVVRAMADRVMVMQAGQLVEEGMCADVLSAPREAYTQRLIAAAFEKTVERPDMAL, from the coding sequence ATGACTGCTGTGCCAGACGCCCCGCTGTTGCAGGTTCGTGATCTCAACGTGCATTTCGCCACGCCCGAGGGCGAAACGCGGGCGGTGAAAAACGTGTCTTTTGAACTGCGCGCGGGCGAAACCATCGCCATTGTCGGCGAAAGCGGCTCTGGCAAAAGCCAATCCATGATGGCGGCGATGGGGCTTTTGCCGGACAATGCCCGCACCGAAGGCGACATTCTCTTTAAAGGCCGCAATCTTTTGGGGCTGCCGCGCCGGGCATTACGCGAATTGCGCGGTGCGGAATTGGCGATGATTTTCCAAGAGCCGATGACCTCGCTTGATCCGCTCTACCGCATTGGCGATCAGTTGATCGAACCGATCCGTCGCCACAGCCGTCTGAGTGTGAAAGCGGCACAGGCGCGGGCGCGCGAAATGCTTGACCTGGTGCATCTGCCCAATCCCGAACGCATTCTGCATGCCTATTCCTATGAATTGTCCGGCGGTCAGCGCCAAAGGGTGATGATCGCGATGGCGCTGGCCAATGATCCGGCGCTGTTGATCGCGGACGAACCGACCACGGCGCTGGATGTGACCATCCAGGCCGAAATTTTGACGCTGATGGCCAACCTCAAAGACCGGCTTGGTATGGGGATGGTGTTCATCAGTCACGATCTGAATGTGGTGCGCCACATTGCCGATCGGGTCTATGTGATGCGTCAGGGTGAGGTGGTTGAACAGGGACCGGTGGCACAGATTTTTGACGCACCACAACATCCCTACACCCGCGCTTTGATTGATGCCGATCCCAAGGGGCAAAAAATACCCGCCGCGCCTGAGGCGCCGGTGGTCCTGCGCGCGCGCGATGTGTCGGTGACACTTGGCACCGGCGCGCATGAGGTGAAAGCCGTACAGGGGCTTAATCTTGATCTGCATGAGGGCGAGACGGTTGGCATCGTTGGCGAAAGCGGCTCTGGCAAATCGACCTTTGCCCGCGCGCTTTTGCGGCTCAATCAATCCTCCGGTGACATCCGTTTTGATGGCGTTCCGATTGTGGGTCTGACACGACGGCAAATGCGACCACATCGCGCGCAGATGCAGGTGGTGTTCCAAGACCCGTTTGGCGCCCTCAGCCCACGTATGACCGCCGGGCAGATTGTGACCGAGGGGCTTTTGGTCCATCGCCCCGATTTGCGCCGCGCCGAGCGGGACCGTCTGGCGGGAGAGGCCTTGGCCGAGGTTCAACTCGATCCCGATCTGCGCAATCGCTATATTCATGAATTCTCCGGCGGTCAGCGCCAGCGCATCGCGATTGCCCGCGCGTTGATCCTTAAGCCTCGGCTTTTGGTGTTGGACGAACCCACATCGGCGCTTGATCGTTTGGTACAGGCGCAGGTGGTGGATCTGTTGCGCGGGCTGCAAACGCGGCATAACCTGACTTATCTGTTCATCAGTCACGACCTTGCCGTCGTGCGCGCAATGGCGGATCGGGTGATGGTGATGCAGGCGGGGCAACTGGTCGAAGAGGGCATGTGTGCCGATGTGCTAAGCGCGCCGCGTGAGGCCTATACGCAGCGCCTGATCGCCGCCGCTTTTGAGAAAACGGTGGAGCGGCCTGACATGGCGCTGTGA
- a CDS encoding ABC transporter permease, protein MREPSSSRQSQPRQSQSLWSKAWARLKRNRAAMVSLAYLLTMVLACVFGPMLAANSYSKLFQSYTRVPASLTAYPRAEQIGPAIEATAARARVEIKDWQIEEDRLVLSVSSKRAIDPRVVQYFDRSDLFEGATFTPVDDTHAQITADIERHYFLFGTDATGRDLFARTLIAGRVSLSIGVLAGLVAAGIGVFYGAIAGFVGGRTDQIMMRIVDVLYSLPFIFFVIMLVVFFGRNFLLMFVAVGAVLWLDMARIVRGQTLSLRRQEFIEAAEAMGVGPFAILTRHIIPNLLGPVIVFMTLLVPNVIILESFLSYLGFGVQEPMSSWGILIAQGARAMPSANWMLIFPAFFLISTLFALNFLGDGLRDALDPKDH, encoded by the coding sequence ATGCGTGAGCCGTCCTCTTCCCGACAAAGCCAACCCCGGCAAAGCCAATCTTTGTGGAGCAAAGCCTGGGCTCGGCTCAAACGCAATCGGGCGGCGATGGTCAGTCTGGCCTATTTGCTCACGATGGTTTTGGCCTGTGTCTTTGGCCCGATGTTGGCCGCCAACAGCTATTCCAAACTGTTCCAAAGCTACACCCGCGTGCCCGCCAGCCTGACCGCCTATCCCCGCGCCGAACAGATCGGTCCGGCGATTGAGGCGACAGCGGCACGGGCGCGGGTTGAGATCAAGGACTGGCAGATTGAGGAAGACAGACTGGTTCTGTCGGTCAGCTCAAAGCGGGCGATTGATCCGCGCGTTGTGCAGTATTTTGACCGCTCCGATCTGTTCGAAGGCGCGACATTCACGCCCGTGGATGACACCCACGCACAGATCACCGCAGACATTGAACGCCATTACTTTCTCTTTGGCACCGATGCCACCGGGCGCGATCTGTTTGCCCGCACCTTGATCGCCGGGCGGGTGTCCTTGTCCATCGGTGTTCTGGCCGGGTTGGTCGCGGCGGGGATTGGTGTGTTTTATGGCGCGATTGCCGGGTTTGTTGGCGGGCGCACCGATCAGATCATGATGCGCATCGTTGATGTGCTCTATTCGCTGCCGTTCATCTTTTTCGTCATCATGCTGGTGGTGTTTTTTGGCCGCAACTTCCTACTGATGTTTGTTGCCGTGGGCGCGGTGCTGTGGCTTGATATGGCACGGATTGTGCGCGGGCAAACCCTGTCACTGCGGCGTCAGGAATTTATCGAGGCGGCGGAGGCGATGGGGGTTGGTCCCTTTGCCATCCTGACCCGCCACATCATTCCAAACCTGCTGGGGCCGGTGATCGTCTTTATGACGCTTTTGGTGCCGAATGTGATTATCCTTGAAAGCTTTTTGTCCTACTTGGGCTTTGGCGTTCAAGAGCCGATGTCAAGTTGGGGCATCCTGATCGCCCAAGGTGCGCGCGCCATGCCCTCGGCCAATTGGATGTTGATCTTCCCGGCCTTTTTCCTGATTTCGACCCTCTTCGCGCTGAATTTCCTCGGTGATGGATTGCGCGATGCTCTTGACCCAAAGGACCATTGA
- the oppB gene encoding oligopeptide ABC transporter permease OppB, whose product MLRYILRRLATAIPTLFAVITLSFFMMRIAPGGPFDQERALDPVIRANMEAAYHLDLPLWHQYLMYLGNLVQGDLGPSFTMPEFTVAELFKSGLPVSVQLGGWALLTALILGGILGIMAALRQNGWVDLAVVSIATAGSTIPTFVVAPVFQLVFGLSLMWLPVGGWQDGAVQNMIGPVVCLMLPQLAVVARLMRGSMIEALRAHHIRTARAMGLSDWSVIGRHALRSAVLPVVSYAGPAAAALLTGSVVVETIFSVPGVGRYFVDAALNRDYTVVMGAVVVVAIFTILFNLIVDVLYAVIDPRVRYA is encoded by the coding sequence ATGCTCCGCTATATCCTGAGGCGCCTTGCGACCGCCATTCCGACGCTTTTTGCCGTCATCACCCTGTCGTTTTTCATGATGCGTATCGCGCCCGGTGGTCCGTTTGACCAAGAGCGCGCCCTGGACCCGGTGATCCGCGCCAATATGGAAGCGGCCTATCACCTCGATCTGCCGCTGTGGCACCAATATCTGATGTATCTCGGCAATCTGGTCCAAGGCGATCTGGGGCCAAGTTTCACCATGCCCGAATTCACCGTCGCCGAACTGTTCAAATCGGGGCTACCGGTCTCTGTCCAATTGGGCGGCTGGGCCTTGCTGACGGCGCTGATCCTCGGCGGAATTTTGGGCATCATGGCGGCGCTGCGCCAAAACGGTTGGGTGGATTTGGCCGTGGTGTCGATTGCAACCGCGGGCAGCACAATCCCGACCTTTGTCGTCGCCCCGGTGTTTCAGTTGGTCTTTGGCCTGAGCTTGATGTGGTTGCCTGTTGGCGGCTGGCAAGACGGGGCGGTCCAAAACATGATCGGCCCTGTGGTGTGCCTGATGTTGCCGCAACTCGCCGTGGTCGCGCGCCTGATGCGCGGGTCTATGATTGAAGCCTTGCGTGCCCATCACATCCGCACGGCGCGGGCCATGGGCCTGTCCGATTGGTCGGTGATCGGCCGCCACGCTTTGCGCTCCGCCGTTTTGCCGGTGGTGTCCTATGCGGGGCCTGCGGCGGCGGCGTTGTTGACCGGGTCCGTCGTGGTCGAAACCATCTTTTCCGTGCCGGGTGTGGGGCGGTATTTTGTCGATGCGGCGCTCAATCGCGATTACACTGTGGTGATGGGTGCGGTCGTGGTGGTGGCGATTTTCACCATTCTTTTCAATCTGATCGTGGATGTTCTTTATGCGGTTATTGATCCGAGGGTGCGCTATGCGTGA
- a CDS encoding FadR/GntR family transcriptional regulator, whose translation MKRDTELNRLPLADPKMTDAPRAQKRSRPVRVADQIKRWVVERDLRKGAKLPNEAEMITQFGVSKGTVREAMRILEAQGLIVTKTGPGGGSFVGEVSKDRAMSLLGNYFYFKDLSLSDIYQIRKVLEPELVADLAGHLSQAELAELRELAHQHPEPARSPEEEKQQHITSLQFHARLADAAGNELMGFVIAFMARILTDLTVYRRLYAAPNKAMWERGRNHQIELVEALERGDGARAREIMRSHMEGAETMMHAQEMRITREFMSE comes from the coding sequence ATGAAACGTGACACAGAGCTGAACCGCCTGCCTTTGGCGGACCCCAAAATGACCGATGCGCCGCGCGCGCAAAAGCGATCGCGCCCGGTCCGGGTGGCGGATCAGATCAAGCGCTGGGTGGTCGAACGTGATTTGCGCAAAGGCGCTAAATTGCCAAATGAGGCGGAGATGATCACCCAGTTTGGCGTCTCCAAAGGCACGGTTCGCGAAGCCATGCGCATCCTTGAGGCACAGGGGTTGATCGTGACCAAAACAGGCCCCGGAGGCGGCAGTTTTGTGGGCGAGGTTAGCAAAGACAGGGCCATGTCATTGCTTGGAAACTATTTTTATTTCAAAGACTTGTCTCTGTCTGATATTTATCAGATCCGAAAGGTGCTTGAGCCTGAATTGGTTGCGGATCTTGCCGGGCATTTGTCGCAGGCGGAGTTGGCGGAGCTGCGTGAGTTGGCGCATCAACACCCCGAACCGGCGCGCAGCCCCGAGGAAGAAAAACAGCAACACATCACCTCATTGCAGTTTCACGCGCGTTTGGCCGATGCCGCAGGGAATGAATTGATGGGGTTCGTGATCGCCTTTATGGCGCGTATTTTGACCGATTTGACGGTCTATCGCCGCCTCTATGCGGCTCCGAACAAAGCGATGTGGGAGCGGGGACGCAACCACCAGATTGAGCTTGTCGAAGCGTTGGAGCGGGGCGATGGCGCACGGGCGCGTGAGATCATGCGCTCACATATGGAAGGCGCAGAAACGATGATGCACGCGCAGGAAATGCGGATCACCCGCGAATTTATGAGCGAATGA